The nucleotide window CCACGCTATTTTCAATGGGGAGCTTATAATTGTAATCATATCTATGTAATTTAACCCCTCCTAAAATTTTATTATTATATTCTGCAATTACTCCAAAAACATTAGGATTTTCAATCCATTCTATTTTAGCTGAACTAATGGGCTCTACTCCAAAACTTCTTAAAGCATCAATATGTCCTTTGTAAAACTTTTGGCAAGTTTCAGGCTCATCAATAGCTCTAAATGCCCTTATTGTAATTGGTTCAGTCATTTTTAGTATTAATTATATTCCAAAACCTCACTTATTGGCCTTCTCAATGATTTTACTTTTGGTTCCTCTGCTACTAGCAATCGGAATAAAAATACAGGGTATTGATTTTCTGAAATTGAAAGCAGTTCATAAAGATCATTCTTGATAGCTTGTAGTGTTTTAATTTGATCACTTTCCAAATTTTCTCCATTTCCAGTGATTAAGCGGTGAAGCATAAAAGTCAGACCGGTCATCGGTTGGAAAGCTATTTTTTGCTCATTGGCTCTCAGCCATAGTCTTTCGAGTGCCCTGCCTCCATCAAAAAAATCTTCAGAATCTGCGCCAGTCATTGTTAATAATCCCATTGCAGAAGCACTAGCAACACCCTTTTTTGAAAGCTTTTCGAAAGCACTGCCTCCACCCCATTTGTTAAGAGTACTTACTACTGACCAGTTTTTAGCAATCTTAAAACCTGCAGCTTCTCCTGCACTTAAATCAATGGTTGCTAAATCAACTCCATCTTTTGTCTTTTCTGCTTCTTCTGGAGTCCATCTGATTTCATTGATAAAACCATGATGACCTTCTTTATGTGTTATAAGTAAGCGATCAATTTTAGCAATCAGAGTCCCCAGTTGATCCATTTTTGATCTGTCGGTTAAAAAATGAATGTCAGCACCCTGAATACTGCGAGCAGTATTTTTTAAGAATTCTAATTTGTTATGTTCTATAGGTGCAGGTTTCCTAAGTAAACGGTTGGTCAATCTTATATCAATTACTTTAACCAAATCATCAAACTGATGAGCAGTTGTATTTGCATTGCTGATTTTAGGTTTGAAAAAGCGGAAAACAGCAGCAAGAAACGGTTGTTTATTATCTGGAAATTTATCAACTTCTACTTCTAAATTCAATTCATGAGCCTTTAATATCAGGTTTTCAGCCGCAGCTCCGAGACTTAGGTAAGATCCAGCAGCAGCATAATCCAAAAAAGAAGTTGCTCTCTTGTTGTCAAGAAATAAATACAAATTTTTATTATTATAAATCCATTTCCAAGGCTGGTTATTTCCGCCAGATGGTGCCCATATTGCTGCTTTTACTAATTCCTTGATCAGAGCTTTATCAATTTCGAGTTGCCCGAATTCAGCCTGAAGTTTTTTGAAATCTGTTTGGCTATCGAATGTTTCTTCCTCATTTTTCTCATCAGATCCATCAAGGAAACTATAAGCATTATCAGAATTAATAATTTCATTCAAATCAACGAAAAACCGTCCGGATGAATTGAGTTCTCCAAGAGCAATTCTTCTGCATACGTTAGCAGAAATCGCTCCGCCAAGAATTACATCAGAGGCCAGTTGTGGCCAGGTAGTAATGCTTTGCTCAACTTCCAGCATGGAAGCCTTCAAGCGATCAGACATCGTATCCAATCCAATCATAGGAAGTATGTAGGGTACTTTTTCTTCGTTGCTTAGCCCTTTGAGTTTTGACGGGTCATTTTCTAAATGATCTATCAATCCATGCAGTATGGGGCGCTCAGGTTCAAGGTCGAAGCGCTCAATATCCAACATCCCCCGGTCGCTGGTTTCCATGATTACCGGCACTTTCAATTCTTTTGCTTTTTTCCGGGCCAGGATTTTAATATCCAATCCATCGCATTCATCCAGTACCATATCCAATTTTCCGCCATCCAGAAAAAATGATTCGATATTTTCTTCTGTAATCCCTTCGTGAAAACACTTTACATTTAAAAAGGGGTCGATTTCCGCTATTTGCCTCGCTGTAGAAATAGTTTTTAACAAACCAAGATCTTGTACTCCTGAGCGAATCCTGTTCAGGTTGGACAATTCCAGTATATCAAAGTCAGCGATGCGCAACTCTCCATAACTGCGCTCCATAGAAAGCGCAATGGCTACTGATTGCCCGACTGAAAGCCCCAACACACCAATCTTTTTTTTGGCAAGTATTTCCCGCTCTTCGGGCATAATCTTGAATTGATTTCTATTGGTTCTTACTGCTTTATATTCTTGCTCATCCAGTATATGTACCAATTTGTTCAGCCAGGGATAATAGACCCAAACCCCGTATTCTTCCGGGGGGGTATCTCCGCAATATTTATTTGCTTCAGCATCCAATTCTTCAGAGGTGAATTTGTGTTTTGGGTGCTGGGATTTAATCAATTCCCGTAATTGTCCATGCAATTCATCAGCAATGCGCAAATCAGGATGCTTCAATAGTGCTTCGAAAGCATGGCGGTCTTTCTCGTGGGACAAATTGAAAAAGTCGGGTTTGTAAACCGTTTTATCCTTGTAAGACTTTTCGAGAAGGCTGTTTAAACTTGTTTGTAATTTGCTCATTTTAATCTGACTCTGCCTCGCAACTATACTTGTGCGTCTCCTGACCCTGGCTATAATATAATTATCGCAGTATAGTAGCTTTGAAATTAAGATTCAAGTTTAAATCAGGGGAAATTATTCATGGATTTATTGTCAAATTATGCACAATAACTTCTTGATAAGTACTTTTTTGTAAGCACATTAATGAAATATAGAACAGTTGTGCATTTAGGTGTTTTTGTGCATTTCAACTTTAGATATATCCACAAAACAAACTAGGTTGCCAACAATTACATGCTGGTTATCAATATATTGAGGTCAATTATCAACAGTAAAAATAGTTTGGTGTTGGCAATTTAAATTCGAATATTTTCGTAATATACGTAAGTTTAAAGGCGTATGTTTTGTATGTGATAGAATCATCCTGCTTCAATTGATCTATGTAACCAGAGTGCTTTTTTAACGTATAAACACTTGTATAAAATTTTACGCAATCGGAAGATTGTATAAACCTAAGAATAATTAAGTGATGAAAGACGATAAAATAAAAGTGTTGTACGTAGATGATGAAGTGAATAATCTACAGGCTTTTAAGGCCAGTTTCAGAAAACATTTTACTGTATATACTGCAGATTCACCTGAAAAAGGCACAAAAATACTGGATAAAGAAGAAATACATGTTGTTATTACTGATCAATATTTGAAAGGGATTTCCGGTGTGGATTTTCTACAATCGATTATTGACAGTCATCCTGATCCCATTAGGATATTACTGACAGGTTATGCTGTAATAGAAGATATTATTGAAGCCATCAACAAAACACATATTTATGCCTATATCAACAAGCCCTGGGAAACAGATCAGTTACTTGAAATAGTGAATGATGCCTATGCTGTATATCAAAAACGTTTGGAGCAAAAAAACATGCTCGTGAATTTGCAACGCACCAATGAGCAACTGGAATTTATGCTGCGCGAAAAGCTGGTTTCCTAAGCCATATTCAGGCTAAATATAAGAATAGCAATAAAGCACCGGTAAAAATTTACTGGTGCTTTGTTTTTTGCTGTGCGGTCAGTTTTATTTTTGTTTCTTCCCGTCTTTATACACAGCATGAAGGGTTTCCCAACGCTGAGGCTCAATATTGGAATCAGAATAAAACAATCGTTTTGACTGGATTACAGCCACAGGTTTTTTAAGCGCAACAGATTGTTTTTTCGCATCTTCCATTGCTTCATCAAGGGAAACAAATTTACATTGGTAGTGCTTTTTTTTCATGTTTGATTATTTATTATTCGTGATTGACGTTTGCCTATATGTCATTAAAAAGGGCAAGATACAGCATCTATAGCACAGAAGCAAATTATATTATACATGCATATTTATGTTTAATTTAAAACGATCAATTGTCTCTTTAAATATTTTTACTCTTGCTACCTGTTTTTATTATAGTTATAAAGTGATATCCGTTTCAAATATAGCTATTTTAGGTTTATAATTAAATGCATAATTAAGAAACAGTAAAGTTTTTTAGTTGAATATACCCTATTCTATACAATAATTTTTCAAGCTTATATTTTAATACATTACTCATAGTGAATGTCATCACCATCATTTCCGGTAAAACCATTATTGCCATCACTATCATCAAAATCGGCATTGCTTTCCACATGAATGCCATTTCTGGCACTGTAATTCACGCTTGAATTGCCCATTTTGAACAGGGAAGATCCATCGAGGTAAATAGCCCCTTCTCTATGTTGATAGCCCCCGCCATAACTTACATCTACATACTGAAATTCATTATTGGTATTGTTTGAATTATCAAACAGGATATAGTCCCAATAGCCTTTAGATTGCTGATCTCCTGAAATGTTAATTCTATTATTGGCACTTCCTATTGCTTTTAAGGAAGCACCACTTCTTACGGTAATTCTTGCCCCTGCACCCATTAAAATTTCTGTACCGGCTTCTATTACCACATCTGATTCTATATTGGAAGATCCGTTTAGCTTATAAGCACCGGATACTTTTCTTACGGTAAATGGTTGACTTGATGTGGCTCCATCTACTGAGATAGTATTATAGGTATTGCCTGTAGAAAAATCCGTATTGGCATCCATATAATCGGTTTGATGAAGGGCATCAAGGTGAATGGGATGCTGGCCACATTCGGTAAATGTATTGTTTTCAAAGTCATCAAGACGGGCATCAGTGTCATCTACGAAAAGTCCGAAGCGTGCGCTTTTAGTGACTTCGGAATTTT belongs to Chitinophagales bacterium and includes:
- a CDS encoding Rv1355c family protein, translating into MSKLQTSLNSLLEKSYKDKTVYKPDFFNLSHEKDRHAFEALLKHPDLRIADELHGQLRELIKSQHPKHKFTSEELDAEANKYCGDTPPEEYGVWVYYPWLNKLVHILDEQEYKAVRTNRNQFKIMPEEREILAKKKIGVLGLSVGQSVAIALSMERSYGELRIADFDILELSNLNRIRSGVQDLGLLKTISTARQIAEIDPFLNVKCFHEGITEENIESFFLDGGKLDMVLDECDGLDIKILARKKAKELKVPVIMETSDRGMLDIERFDLEPERPILHGLIDHLENDPSKLKGLSNEEKVPYILPMIGLDTMSDRLKASMLEVEQSITTWPQLASDVILGGAISANVCRRIALGELNSSGRFFVDLNEIINSDNAYSFLDGSDEKNEEETFDSQTDFKKLQAEFGQLEIDKALIKELVKAAIWAPSGGNNQPWKWIYNNKNLYLFLDNKRATSFLDYAAAGSYLSLGAAAENLILKAHELNLEVEVDKFPDNKQPFLAAVFRFFKPKISNANTTAHQFDDLVKVIDIRLTNRLLRKPAPIEHNKLEFLKNTARSIQGADIHFLTDRSKMDQLGTLIAKIDRLLITHKEGHHGFINEIRWTPEEAEKTKDGVDLATIDLSAGEAAGFKIAKNWSVVSTLNKWGGGSAFEKLSKKGVASASAMGLLTMTGADSEDFFDGGRALERLWLRANEQKIAFQPMTGLTFMLHRLITGNGENLESDQIKTLQAIKNDLYELLSISENQYPVFLFRLLVAEEPKVKSLRRPISEVLEYN
- a CDS encoding response regulator: MKDDKIKVLYVDDEVNNLQAFKASFRKHFTVYTADSPEKGTKILDKEEIHVVITDQYLKGISGVDFLQSIIDSHPDPIRILLTGYAVIEDIIEAINKTHIYAYINKPWETDQLLEIVNDAYAVYQKRLEQKNMLVNLQRTNEQLEFMLREKLVS